The genomic interval TCTCTATCGACCGGTTCATGTACACGATCCGAAACTCGTTGTCTGCGATCATGATGTTGGTCGAAACATTCTGCAGCGCGCATTGGAGCCGTAAAAATTCGTCTTCTTGTTTGTTGCGCTGTTCGCGCAAACCGGCTTGCAAGGAGTGGAGCCCCTCTACGATCTCGCGCAGAGGATCGCCTCCGTCGGAGGGCAGCGAGACGTCGTAATTGCCGCCGGCTATACGGGTGAGAGCGGCTGAAATGTCGGCGCAACGCCGCGCGACTTGTCCGTTCAAATCGATAAGGATTGGCATTGGTAAAACCTCCTTGTCAAGCGCTCGCGGCCGTTTCGACGAGTTCCATGTCCTCGCTGGACATGAGCTTCTCGATATCGACCAGAATCAGCATGCGTTCTTCAACCGAAGCTATGCCCAGGATGTACTGGATGTCGACGTGCGTTCCCATATGCGGAACGGGTTTGATCTGGGTATGCGCGAGCATGATGACGTCGGAGACGGCATCGACGACGATACCCATGGTTTTGCCGCAAACATTGATGATGATTGCAACGGTGAACTGATCGTATTCAACCGTCGAAAGCCGGAACTTGATCCGAAGGTCGACGATCGGGACGATGATTCCGCGTAAATCGATGACCCCGAGAATAAACTCCGGCGTGTTTGCGATCTTCGTCACTAGCTCGAACCCACGGATCTCCTGGACGCGTAGGATATCGATGCCGTATTCTTCCGCG from Candidatus Dormiibacterota bacterium carries:
- a CDS encoding chemotaxis protein CheW; protein product: AEEYGIDILRVQEIRGFELVTKIANTPEFILGVIDLRGIIVPIVDLRIKFRLSTVEYDQFTVAIIINVCGKTMGIVVDAVSDVIMLAHTQIKPVPHMGTHVDIQYILGIASVEERMLILVDIEKLMSSEDMELVETAASA